A DNA window from Flavobacterium sp. contains the following coding sequences:
- a CDS encoding ABC transporter permease, with translation MLKNWINVFTYHIKNNKLFTVLNVLGLSIGIAGLIFAILYWNDEQSYDQWNPNKDNVFLVANQMDPTTYWASSSAPMGSALKNVSPEVESFCYVNGDYNDEIIRFNTKKVQSNKILVAQKNFFDYFPYEFIEGSRKSALPDVNSICLSKDLAVQLFGNEPAIGKQIVLNNQSLIVRGVYKLDKKSIFNPSCVINFMDERINANIQGWGNFQFILLLKLKNPNDKQRVTANLQKIYFDNLIVKQAKEQGMNPQEFIKKFGKVKPGLEPLSSIRLHTKTNGLVEPKGNFQFLLIMLGLSILILALSIVNYVNSATANAVKRAKEIGVRKIIGASKLEIILQFIFETAILSLLSILISLVIVELSLPYYNVFLEKTLVLQSGQFYLQLAGIFIITVILAGIFPAVYVSNFESLKVLKGNFGRSKNGIWLRNGMLIFQFAVAAFFIIGSYIVYEQINLMNEKDLGFSGKQILNISYRNIYGEGITDKDRFNRYTTIKNQLLHIKGVQQVVGGGFVLGQGAKSVISYHYKDINVDGNNMPIDFGLLEMMKIKIVKGRYFDPKFSQDTISSMLINETALKLLNEKDPIGKKINWGGHNAIIVGIVKDFNNGNPGEPIPPMTFFHFKTIPWFNGFINNIYISADPKTMQQTISEVENLWTKKIDPDYPFIYDFVDKGYKKSYSNYVKQKNLFSLLNIIVITIALFGLFALASYSIERRMKEIAIRKTLGAETDVLLKELCKQYIVFSIIGFLIALFPVYYLLNKWLENFAYRITISIYPFLIGFAALLTLTLLVVLSRAYQATKVDVLKYLKYE, from the coding sequence ATGCTGAAAAATTGGATTAATGTTTTTACGTATCATATTAAAAACAACAAACTGTTTACGGTTTTAAATGTTTTGGGATTGAGTATTGGAATTGCAGGATTAATATTTGCGATTTTGTACTGGAACGACGAACAGAGTTACGATCAATGGAACCCAAATAAAGACAACGTTTTTTTAGTAGCCAACCAAATGGATCCGACTACATATTGGGCTTCGAGTTCTGCACCAATGGGGTCAGCTTTAAAAAATGTGAGTCCTGAAGTCGAATCTTTTTGTTATGTAAACGGCGATTACAACGATGAGATTATTCGCTTTAATACTAAAAAAGTACAGTCGAATAAAATACTTGTGGCTCAAAAAAACTTTTTTGATTATTTCCCTTATGAATTTATTGAAGGCAGCAGAAAAAGTGCTCTTCCGGATGTTAACAGTATTTGTTTATCAAAAGATTTAGCCGTTCAGCTTTTTGGTAATGAACCTGCTATAGGAAAACAAATTGTTCTTAATAATCAAAGTCTGATTGTAAGAGGAGTTTATAAACTAGACAAAAAATCAATTTTCAATCCTTCGTGCGTGATTAATTTTATGGACGAAAGAATAAATGCAAACATTCAGGGTTGGGGAAATTTTCAATTTATTTTACTATTAAAATTAAAAAATCCAAATGACAAGCAGCGAGTAACAGCAAATCTTCAAAAAATATACTTTGATAATTTGATTGTAAAACAAGCAAAAGAGCAAGGTATGAATCCTCAGGAATTTATTAAAAAATTTGGGAAAGTAAAACCTGGCTTAGAGCCCTTATCCAGTATTCGTTTGCATACCAAAACCAATGGTCTAGTTGAGCCAAAAGGCAATTTTCAGTTTTTATTGATTATGTTAGGATTATCTATTTTAATTCTGGCGCTTTCTATAGTAAATTATGTTAATTCGGCTACGGCAAATGCTGTAAAAAGAGCCAAAGAAATCGGAGTTCGAAAAATTATCGGTGCTTCAAAATTAGAAATAATTTTGCAGTTTATTTTTGAAACAGCCATTCTGTCTTTACTTTCTATTCTAATTTCGCTTGTTATCGTAGAACTTTCGTTACCGTATTATAATGTCTTTTTAGAAAAAACACTCGTATTGCAAAGTGGTCAGTTTTATTTACAGCTTGCCGGCATATTTATTATTACCGTGATTCTGGCAGGAATATTTCCGGCAGTTTATGTTTCAAATTTTGAATCTCTAAAAGTTTTAAAGGGAAATTTTGGAAGAAGCAAAAACGGAATCTGGCTTCGAAACGGAATGTTAATTTTTCAATTTGCTGTGGCTGCTTTTTTTATTATTGGTTCTTACATTGTGTATGAGCAAATAAATCTTATGAATGAAAAAGATTTAGGTTTTAGCGGTAAACAAATCTTGAATATTTCATACAGAAATATTTATGGCGAAGGAATTACAGATAAAGACCGCTTTAACCGATACACAACTATAAAAAATCAATTACTGCACATTAAAGGTGTACAACAAGTTGTGGGCGGAGGTTTTGTTTTAGGTCAAGGCGCAAAATCTGTGATTTCATATCATTATAAAGATATAAATGTTGATGGAAATAATATGCCGATAGATTTTGGTCTTCTGGAAATGATGAAAATAAAAATAGTTAAAGGCCGATATTTTGACCCAAAATTTTCTCAGGATACTATTAGCTCAATGCTGATTAATGAAACGGCTTTAAAATTATTAAATGAAAAAGATCCTATTGGCAAAAAAATAAACTGGGGCGGACATAACGCCATTATTGTCGGCATCGTAAAAGATTTTAATAACGGAAATCCGGGAGAACCAATTCCTCCTATGACTTTTTTTCATTTTAAAACTATTCCCTGGTTTAACGGATTTATAAATAATATTTATATTTCTGCTGATCCAAAAACGATGCAGCAAACTATATCAGAGGTAGAAAATTTATGGACAAAAAAGATAGATCCTGATTATCCATTTATATATGATTTTGTAGACAAAGGATATAAAAAGTCATACAGTAATTATGTAAAGCAAAAAAATCTGTTTTCTTTACTAAATATCATTGTTATTACAATTGCTCTTTTCGGATTATTCGCTTTAGCTTCTTATTCTATTGAAAGACGTATGAAAGAAATTGCAATTCGAAAAACTCTTGGCGCAGAAACCGATGTTTTATTAAAAGAACTTTGTAAACAGTATATTGTTTTCAGCATAATTGGCTTTTTAATTGCTTTATTTCCTGTTTATTATTTATTAAATAAATGGCTGGAGAATTTTGCTTACAGAATAACTATTTCGATTTATCCTTTTTTAATTGGATTTGCTGCTTTACTAACTTTAACTTTATTAGTTGTACTTTCAAGAGCGTATCAGGCAACAAAAGTTGATGTACTGAAGTATTTGAAATACGAATAA
- a CDS encoding SDR family oxidoreductase: MKSVLITGANRSIGLEIAKQISKQGLFVYLGSRDLENGNEVVKQLNKNGFENIKAIQIDVTNPDSILAAKNIVESEQGKLDILINNAGISGGQFPQTASDTSVKEIKNVFETNFFGVISVTQAFLELLKKSENPRISNITSGLGSLTLHSDPTWKYYDFKSAAYGTSKAALNAYTIVLAYELKDLSFKVNAIDPGYTATDFNHHSGPGTVESAASFIIKHTLTDANGPTGQFFSNDIEDETGISPW; encoded by the coding sequence ATGAAATCAGTATTAATAACAGGAGCAAATAGAAGCATAGGATTAGAAATCGCAAAACAAATTTCAAAGCAAGGATTGTTTGTTTATTTAGGAAGTCGCGATCTTGAAAATGGAAATGAAGTTGTAAAACAATTAAACAAAAATGGATTTGAAAACATCAAAGCTATTCAAATTGATGTTACAAATCCAGACTCAATTTTAGCAGCAAAAAATATTGTAGAAAGTGAACAAGGAAAATTAGATATCCTGATTAACAATGCGGGAATAAGCGGCGGTCAGTTTCCTCAAACCGCTTCGGATACTAGTGTCAAAGAAATTAAAAATGTATTTGAAACAAACTTTTTTGGTGTCATAAGTGTTACTCAGGCTTTTTTGGAACTACTTAAAAAATCAGAAAATCCAAGAATCAGTAATATAACTTCAGGACTTGGTTCTTTGACTTTGCATAGTGATCCAACTTGGAAATATTACGATTTCAAATCGGCAGCTTATGGAACTTCAAAAGCAGCATTAAATGCATATACTATTGTACTGGCTTATGAACTAAAAGATTTATCTTTTAAAGTAAATGCAATCGATCCGGGTTATACCGCAACAGATTTTAATCATCATAGCGGACCTGGAACTGTAGAAAGTGCAGCATCGTTTATTATCAAACATACATTGACAGATGCGAACGGACCAACAGGCCAGTTTTTTAGCAATGATATTGAAGATGAAACAGGAATAAGTCCGTGGTAA
- a CDS encoding Crp/Fnr family transcriptional regulator translates to MKEFIDYILQFGTLNQHQLDLIASKTTVLELKKDEYFSEAGKIAQQVGFVLDGITRVCYYNNRGEEITKYFIDENNLVVDMESFDNDICSNAYVQAITDCKLLVFSKKDWRELLETIIGWDAIVHRIISKALRQKVERRSPLVSEDATTRYLMFLKIYPNVINRIPLSYVASYLGITQSSLSRIRKNIS, encoded by the coding sequence ATGAAAGAATTTATAGATTATATATTGCAATTTGGAACTTTAAATCAACATCAGTTGGATTTAATTGCGAGTAAAACAACTGTATTGGAACTTAAGAAAGATGAATATTTTTCGGAAGCTGGGAAAATTGCTCAGCAAGTAGGTTTTGTTTTAGACGGAATTACCCGCGTTTGTTATTACAACAATAGAGGTGAAGAAATTACCAAATATTTTATCGACGAAAATAATCTGGTTGTTGATATGGAGAGTTTCGACAATGATATTTGTTCCAATGCTTATGTGCAGGCGATAACAGATTGTAAACTTTTGGTCTTTTCTAAAAAAGACTGGAGAGAACTTTTAGAAACTATTATTGGCTGGGATGCTATAGTACATAGAATCATTTCAAAAGCATTGAGACAAAAAGTAGAAAGAAGAAGTCCGCTGGTTTCAGAAGATGCCACTACACGATATTTAATGTTTTTGAAAATTTATCCAAATGTAATCAATAGGATTCCGTTATCTTATGTGGCTTCTTATTTAGGAATTACACAATCATCATTAAGCAGAATTAGAAAAAACATCAGTTAA
- a CDS encoding helix-turn-helix domain-containing protein, which produces MKNQPKIFHSISELHKAMGQPKPMHPLISILNYGEAVFDPKDFENGIILDFYKISFKTHFSGKLRYGHGFYDFEEGGMSFVSPGQILKMQEEEADYSGMSLNIHPDFIRPYALNANIKKYGFFSYSASEALYLSESEKETILGVFTNIQNELKERIDNFSQDVLISQIELLLNYSKRFYNRQFITRKAVNNDVFSKLESLLEDYFNNEKALENGLPTVQFVADELGLSARYLSDLLRNLSGQNTQQFIHDKLIEKAKEYIAKGTFSMSEIAYKLGFEHPQSFNKLFKKKTNLSPIAFQEQFNRN; this is translated from the coding sequence ATGAAGAATCAACCTAAAATATTTCATTCGATATCAGAATTGCATAAGGCGATGGGACAACCAAAGCCTATGCATCCTCTTATCAGTATTTTAAATTATGGTGAAGCAGTATTTGACCCGAAAGATTTTGAAAACGGAATTATTTTAGACTTTTATAAAATCTCTTTTAAAACTCATTTTTCCGGAAAACTTCGTTATGGCCATGGTTTTTATGATTTTGAAGAAGGCGGAATGTCATTTGTTTCTCCGGGACAAATTTTAAAAATGCAGGAGGAAGAAGCGGACTATAGCGGAATGTCATTAAATATTCATCCTGATTTTATTCGGCCTTATGCTTTAAATGCCAATATTAAAAAATATGGATTTTTTTCGTATTCGGCTTCTGAAGCTTTGTATTTATCTGAAAGTGAAAAAGAAACCATTTTAGGGGTTTTTACCAATATTCAAAACGAACTAAAAGAACGAATTGATAATTTTAGTCAGGACGTTCTTATTTCTCAGATTGAACTTCTGCTAAATTATAGCAAGCGGTTTTATAACAGGCAGTTTATTACCAGAAAAGCGGTTAATAATGATGTGTTTTCTAAATTAGAATCTTTGCTTGAAGATTATTTTAATAACGAAAAAGCACTTGAAAATGGTTTGCCAACCGTTCAGTTTGTGGCAGATGAATTGGGGTTGTCTGCCAGATATTTAAGTGATTTGCTTCGGAATCTTTCGGGACAAAATACACAGCAGTTTATTCATGATAAATTAATCGAAAAAGCAAAAGAATATATTGCGAAAGGAACTTTTTCAATGTCTGAAATAGCATACAAATTGGGTTTTGAACATCCGCAGTCATTCAATAAATTATTTAAGAAAAAGACCAATTTAAGTCCGATTGCCTTTCAGGAACAATTCAACAGAAATTAA